TTTCATACCATTATGGTAATATCAATATAAAGGAATTGTCAATCTATAAAAATGCGAGGGGGTCCGTGTATCCCCTCAATAAATTGAGGGGGATTACAGCCCCCTCGCGCTCCCCCATTTTTCTAAAACAACCGGAGTTACGCACTCAAATATTCGTCAATTAACCCTTCATCCGCAAGCTGCTGTACAATCGTACCGCTGCCAAATATTACGATATCAGGACCTTCCCCTTGTTTTAACCTGCTTACTTCATTTGTAACATCACCTTTAACAAGTTTGGAATTCTCCCAAGTAACTTCTTTCAGGGTTTTTGAAAAAACCACTTTGGTCATCTGATTTAATTCGTTGGCCAGAATCCGGGCCTCTTGGGGAGCATTTGGATCGGTCGCTACATGTGGCCAAAAACTTTCAAACATCTGATAGGTTACTTTGCCAAATAAAATAGTGTCGGGTTGCATCATTTCATGCAACGCTTTATCAACCTCGGTGTCATTTACAAACCAATCAATTTCTCCGTTGAGTCCAGCAAAAAAGCCATCAATAGAAATCCTATTGAACATTATAACTTTTCTCATATACATGCTCCTTTACGGGTTTTGTGGCGACGCGTCATTCTAAGCATAAACGACCATTTCTCGATGTTGCTATAGCGTCTGACCGACGCTCTTGAGAAAATTTTGGATCTCCGCCACGTACCTATCAGGATTGTCGTAATATATCGCATGACCGGCATTGATTTGAACGAGGGTTGTATTCGGTCTCTTACGAGCCATTTCTTCCGCATGTTCATATGAAAGGACTTTGCTTTGCGTTCCGTGTAGGAGCAAAGCCGGAACCCTGGAGGCTAACCAGTCGTTCCAGTAGTCACCATTCAGTTCACGCTGCGAAATGATCATGTCTTCTGCTACGAAAGGCAATCCCCAACCATATTCGTACTGACGCATTGAATACGCGTGAGCCGGCCCCAAGTGACCCAAAGCCGCAATTAGCTCCTCCTGCGTTGGCGCTCTGTGTGGCCAGCTAGCCACAAACGTCAGGTCATTGTCAACAACCGCACCGATATCTACAACGATAAGAGCGAGAACTCGTTCGGGTCGACTAGCCGCTAATCGGTAAGCGACCACGCCGCCGAGTGAGTGACCGAGAACTACGGCTTTCTGCACACCCAGATAATCCAGCAGTGCTAACGCGTCGTCGACATA
Above is a genomic segment from Polycladomyces subterraneus containing:
- a CDS encoding dihydrofolate reductase family protein, with product MRKVIMFNRISIDGFFAGLNGEIDWFVNDTEVDKALHEMMQPDTILFGKVTYQMFESFWPHVATDPNAPQEARILANELNQMTKVVFSKTLKEVTWENSKLVKGDVTNEVSRLKQGEGPDIVIFGSGTIVQQLADEGLIDEYLSA
- a CDS encoding alpha/beta fold hydrolase; this encodes MKPEGAYTRGFFEGPDNTSLSFIDYGGDGLPLLALHGHMNEGRFVQGLADAIRDDYRVIALDQRGHGESSRPSSFANDRYVDDALALLDYLGVQKAVVLGHSLGGVVAYRLAASRPERVLALIVVDIGAVVDNDLTFVASWPHRAPTQEELIAALGHLGPAHAYSMRQYEYGWGLPFVAEDMIISQRELNGDYWNDWLASRVPALLLHGTQSKVLSYEHAEEMARKRPNTTLVQINAGHAIYYDNPDRYVAEIQNFLKSVGQTL